One Halomonas sp. M4R1S46 genomic window carries:
- a CDS encoding aldehyde dehydrogenase family protein, with protein MIYANPGSPDAPVSFASRYGNYIGGEFVAPVKGQYFDNVSPVNGEVFCEIPRSTAEDIERALDAAHAAASAWGRTSATERANLLLKIADRIEQNLEMLAVAETWDNGKAVRETLNADIPLAVDHFRYFAGCIRAQEGTAADIDANTVSYHFHEPLGVVGQIIPWNFPILMAAWKLAPALAAGNCVVLKPAEQTPVSILKVMELVGDLLPPGVVNVVNGYGAEAGQALATSQRIAKIAFTGSTPVGAHILKCAADNIIPSTVELGGKSPNIYFADIMDAEPEFVDKAAEGLVLAFFNQGEVCTCPSRALIQEDIYDAFMARVMERVTTIKRGNPLDTEVQVGAQASREQFDKIMSYMDVAREEGAEFLTGGNRETLDESINNGFYIQPTLLKGHNRMRVFQEEIFGPVVAVTTFKDEAEALAIANDTEFGLGAGVWSRDMNVAFRMGRGIQAGRVWTNCYHQYPAHAAFGGYKKSGVGRETHKMALEHYQQTKNLLVSYDTNPLGFF; from the coding sequence ATGATCTACGCCAACCCCGGCAGTCCCGATGCCCCGGTGTCCTTTGCGTCCCGCTACGGCAACTACATCGGCGGCGAGTTTGTCGCGCCGGTCAAGGGCCAGTACTTCGACAACGTCAGCCCGGTCAACGGCGAGGTGTTCTGCGAGATTCCCCGCTCCACGGCGGAGGACATCGAGCGTGCCCTGGACGCCGCCCACGCGGCCGCGTCGGCCTGGGGCCGGACCTCGGCCACCGAGCGGGCCAACCTGCTGCTCAAGATCGCCGACCGCATCGAGCAGAACCTGGAAATGCTCGCCGTCGCCGAAACATGGGACAACGGCAAGGCGGTGCGCGAGACGCTCAATGCCGATATTCCGCTGGCGGTCGATCACTTCCGCTACTTCGCCGGCTGCATCCGTGCCCAGGAAGGCACCGCGGCGGACATCGATGCCAACACCGTGTCCTATCACTTCCACGAGCCGCTGGGCGTGGTGGGCCAGATCATTCCCTGGAACTTCCCCATCCTGATGGCCGCCTGGAAGCTCGCCCCGGCCCTGGCCGCCGGCAACTGCGTGGTGCTCAAGCCCGCCGAGCAGACCCCGGTGTCGATCCTCAAGGTCATGGAGCTGGTCGGGGATCTGCTGCCGCCCGGCGTGGTCAACGTGGTCAACGGCTACGGCGCCGAGGCCGGCCAGGCACTCGCCACCAGCCAGCGCATCGCCAAGATCGCCTTCACCGGCTCGACCCCGGTGGGCGCGCACATCCTCAAGTGCGCCGCCGACAACATCATCCCCTCCACCGTGGAGCTGGGCGGCAAGTCGCCGAACATCTACTTCGCCGACATCATGGATGCCGAGCCGGAGTTCGTCGACAAGGCCGCCGAGGGCCTGGTGCTGGCCTTCTTCAACCAGGGAGAAGTGTGCACCTGTCCGTCCCGGGCGCTGATCCAGGAGGATATCTACGATGCCTTCATGGCCAGGGTGATGGAGCGGGTGACCACCATCAAGCGCGGCAACCCGCTGGACACCGAGGTCCAGGTCGGGGCTCAGGCCTCCCGGGAGCAGTTCGACAAGATCATGTCCTACATGGACGTCGCCCGTGAGGAAGGTGCCGAGTTCCTTACCGGCGGCAACCGCGAGACCCTGGATGAGTCGATCAACAACGGCTTCTATATCCAGCCGACCCTGCTCAAGGGCCATAACAGGATGCGCGTCTTCCAGGAGGAGATCTTCGGCCCGGTGGTGGCGGTGACCACCTTCAAGGACGAGGCCGAGGCGCTGGCCATCGCCAACGACACCGAGTTCGGCCTCGGCGCCGGGGTGTGGAGCCGCGACATGAACGTGGCCTTCCGCATGGGGCGTGGGATCCAGGCCGGCCGGGTCTGGACCAACTGCTACCACCAGTACCCGGCGCATGCCGCCTTCGGCGGCTACAAGAAGTCCGGCGTGGGCCGCGAGACCCACAAGATGGCCCTCGAGCACTATCAGCAGACCAAGAACCTGCTGGTCAGCTACGACACCAACCCGCTGGGCTTCTTCTAA
- a CDS encoding DOPA 4,5-dioxygenase family protein, whose protein sequence is MSDTPPLTDPRHITHYHAHLYYEDAAGLAEARRVAGEAAERFAIRVGRFHERPVGPHPLWSCQLSFAPELFGEVVPWLALNRGSLDVFVHVGTGDDRFDHTQGVMWLGHSHPLDLSLFSDDH, encoded by the coding sequence ATGAGCGACACCCCGCCCCTCACCGACCCGCGCCACATCACCCACTACCACGCCCACCTCTACTACGAGGATGCGGCGGGGCTGGCCGAGGCCCGCCGCGTGGCCGGGGAGGCCGCCGAGCGCTTCGCGATCCGGGTGGGACGCTTCCACGAGCGACCGGTGGGGCCCCATCCCCTGTGGAGCTGTCAGCTCTCCTTTGCCCCCGAGCTGTTCGGCGAGGTCGTGCCCTGGCTGGCCCTCAACCGGGGCTCGCTGGATGTCTTCGTCCACGTCGGCACCGGCGACGACCGCTTCGACCATACCCAGGGGGTGATGTGGCTGGGACACAGCCATCCACTCGACCTGAGCCTCTTCAGCGACGACCACTGA
- a CDS encoding sulfite oxidase, translating to MTTDFTLEELQSATRNHGMPLEGLAYATTPVGMHYVLTHFDIPRVDAATWRLEVDGRVDRTLSLSLEELRARPRVTQPVTLECAGNGRARLEPRPHSQPWLDEAVGTGEWIGTPLGPLLQDAGLLDDAKEVLFTGLDRGEQGGIVQWYQRALSAADCLRPEVLLAYEMNGEPLPPQHGFPLRLIVPGWYGMTQVKWLHRITVLDEPFWGYQQNVFYRIAQHEDDPGVQLSRMYPRALMVPPGMPVFETRERLLPPGHHPLQGRAWSGWGSIDRVEVSTDAGQHWQAAALEPPTAPHVWQAWSLDWEADEGRHELLCRATDAAGNVQPLVPQWNLKGVANNAVQRLVVQVRRELAPAP from the coding sequence ATGACCACGGACTTCACCCTCGAAGAACTGCAGTCGGCGACTCGCAACCACGGCATGCCGCTCGAGGGACTGGCCTACGCGACCACGCCCGTGGGCATGCACTACGTGCTCACCCACTTCGATATCCCCCGTGTCGATGCCGCGACCTGGCGGCTCGAAGTCGATGGCCGGGTCGATCGGACGCTGTCGTTGTCGCTGGAGGAGCTTCGCGCGCGACCCCGCGTGACCCAGCCGGTGACCCTGGAGTGCGCCGGCAACGGTCGGGCGCGCCTCGAGCCCCGGCCGCACAGCCAGCCATGGCTCGACGAGGCCGTCGGTACCGGCGAATGGATCGGGACCCCGCTGGGGCCGCTGCTCCAGGATGCCGGCCTGCTCGACGATGCCAAGGAGGTGCTCTTCACCGGACTCGACCGAGGCGAGCAGGGCGGGATCGTCCAGTGGTACCAGCGCGCCCTGTCCGCCGCCGACTGCCTGCGTCCCGAGGTGCTGCTGGCCTACGAGATGAATGGCGAGCCCCTGCCACCCCAGCATGGTTTCCCGCTGCGTCTGATCGTGCCTGGCTGGTACGGCATGACCCAGGTGAAATGGCTGCACCGCATCACGGTGCTCGACGAGCCGTTCTGGGGCTACCAGCAGAACGTCTTCTATCGTATCGCCCAGCACGAGGACGACCCCGGGGTCCAGCTGAGCCGCATGTATCCCCGGGCGCTGATGGTGCCGCCGGGCATGCCGGTGTTCGAGACCCGCGAGCGCCTGCTCCCTCCCGGCCACCACCCCCTGCAGGGCCGGGCCTGGTCGGGCTGGGGCAGCATCGACCGCGTCGAGGTCAGCACGGATGCGGGCCAGCACTGGCAGGCGGCCGCGCTGGAGCCACCAACGGCGCCCCATGTCTGGCAGGCATGGTCACTGGACTGGGAGGCCGACGAGGGCCGCCACGAGCTGCTCTGTCGGGCCACGGACGCGGCCGGCAACGTGCAGCCGCTGGTACCGCAGTGGAACCTCAAGGGGGTCGCCAACAATGCGGTCCAGCGCCTGGTGGTCCAGGTACGCCGCGAGCTCGCACCCGCCCCCTGA
- a CDS encoding response regulator, protein MYKLLIADDHPLFREAIGRVIRDGFDAAEVLETQDLEATLAMASEHDDLDLILLDLNMPGMHGLGGLLRLRNEAPTIPVVIISAEEDKQVILQAVTYGAVGFITKSSPREQMTRAIAQILEGNIYLPSDIMRATGPPPARGAEPGLSPQQLETLTRKQLEVLERLTRGESNKMIAYHLNIAETTVKAHVSAILRKLGVHNRVQAILSAGDIDFSAYLRR, encoded by the coding sequence ATGTACAAGCTACTGATCGCCGACGATCACCCCCTGTTCCGCGAGGCCATCGGCCGGGTCATCCGCGACGGCTTCGATGCCGCCGAGGTGCTCGAGACCCAGGACCTCGAGGCCACCCTGGCGATGGCCAGCGAGCATGATGACCTGGACCTGATCCTGCTCGACCTCAACATGCCCGGCATGCATGGGCTGGGGGGACTGCTGCGGTTGCGCAACGAGGCCCCGACGATCCCGGTGGTGATCATCTCCGCCGAGGAAGACAAGCAGGTCATCCTGCAGGCCGTGACCTATGGCGCGGTAGGCTTCATCACCAAGTCGTCGCCCCGCGAGCAGATGACCAGGGCGATCGCCCAGATCCTCGAAGGCAACATCTACCTGCCCTCGGACATCATGCGCGCCACCGGCCCCCCGCCGGCCCGCGGCGCCGAGCCGGGGCTCAGCCCGCAGCAGCTCGAGACCCTGACCCGCAAGCAGCTGGAGGTGCTCGAGCGCCTGACCCGCGGCGAATCCAACAAGATGATCGCCTACCACCTGAACATCGCCGAGACCACGGTGAAGGCCCATGTCTCGGCGATCCTGCGCAAGCTCGGGGTGCACAACCGGGTGCAGGCAATCCTCTCGGCCGGCGATATCGACTTCAGCGCCTACCTCAGGCGCTGA
- a CDS encoding CreA family protein, with the protein MRFPFPAVPWGRLALTLCTFLLAGCDGGNEVGDVSLGLFTTKDIKIESLTDPKVPGVTCHLSNIDADLDLADPSDTSLACRQTGPITTEMLADIDTSADGELLYRRSQSVLFKSLKLRRIFDAESQTLLYLAYSTKETSGSFKHALSSVPLWGTQAWRSSEPR; encoded by the coding sequence ATGCGCTTCCCCTTTCCCGCCGTCCCCTGGGGTCGGCTGGCCCTGACCCTTTGCACCTTCCTGCTCGCCGGCTGCGACGGCGGCAACGAGGTCGGCGACGTCTCCCTGGGCCTGTTCACCACCAAGGACATCAAGATCGAGAGTCTCACCGACCCCAAGGTGCCCGGGGTGACCTGTCACCTCAGCAACATCGATGCCGACCTGGACCTGGCCGATCCGTCCGACACCAGCCTCGCCTGCCGGCAGACCGGCCCCATCACCACCGAGATGCTCGCCGACATCGACACCTCGGCGGACGGCGAGTTGCTCTACCGGCGTTCCCAGAGCGTCCTGTTCAAGAGCCTCAAGCTGCGGCGGATCTTCGATGCCGAGAGCCAGACCCTGTTGTATCTGGCCTACAGCACCAAGGAGACCAGCGGCAGCTTCAAGCACGCCCTGAGTAGCGTGCCACTGTGGGGCACCCAGGCCTGGCGGAGCTCGGAACCGCGGTAG
- the adhP gene encoding alcohol dehydrogenase AdhP produces MDKTMQAAVVRSFGEPLSLEEVAVPRPGRGEILVKVAASGVCHTDLHAAHGDWPIKPEPPFIPGHEGVGHVAAVGEGVSHLKEGDRVGVPWLYSACGHCEHCLGGWETLCESQQNTGYSVNGGFAGYTLADAGYVGRLPDNVDFLEIAPVLCAGVTVYKGLKMTDTRPGQWVVISGIGGLGHMAVQYARAMGLNVAAVDIDDTKLALAKRLGASVTVNALTIDPAAYLKREIGGAHGVLVTAVSPKAFEQAQGMVRRGGTISLNGLPPGDFPLPIFDTVLNGITVRGSIVGTRQDLQEALDFAGEGKVKATVASDQLENINDIFQRMLDGRIEGRIVLDMR; encoded by the coding sequence ATGGACAAGACGATGCAGGCCGCCGTGGTGCGGTCCTTCGGTGAACCGCTGAGTCTCGAGGAGGTGGCGGTGCCCCGCCCGGGGCGCGGCGAGATACTGGTGAAGGTGGCCGCCTCCGGCGTCTGCCATACCGATCTTCATGCGGCCCATGGCGACTGGCCGATCAAGCCCGAGCCGCCCTTCATCCCCGGCCACGAGGGCGTCGGCCATGTGGCGGCGGTGGGCGAGGGCGTCAGCCATCTCAAGGAAGGCGACCGGGTCGGGGTGCCCTGGCTGTATTCCGCCTGCGGGCACTGCGAGCACTGCCTGGGGGGCTGGGAGACCCTGTGCGAGTCCCAGCAGAACACCGGCTACTCGGTGAACGGCGGCTTCGCCGGCTATACCCTGGCCGATGCCGGCTACGTGGGGCGGCTGCCCGACAACGTCGATTTCCTGGAGATCGCGCCGGTGCTCTGTGCCGGGGTCACCGTCTACAAGGGGCTCAAGATGACCGACACCCGTCCCGGGCAATGGGTCGTCATCTCCGGCATCGGCGGCCTCGGCCACATGGCGGTGCAGTACGCCCGCGCCATGGGGCTCAACGTTGCCGCGGTGGATATCGACGACACCAAGCTGGCGCTGGCCAAGCGCCTGGGGGCCAGCGTGACGGTCAACGCCCTGACCATCGATCCGGCCGCCTACCTCAAGCGCGAGATCGGCGGTGCCCATGGCGTGCTGGTCACCGCGGTCTCGCCCAAGGCCTTCGAGCAGGCGCAGGGCATGGTGCGACGCGGGGGGACCATCTCGCTCAACGGCCTGCCTCCCGGCGACTTCCCGCTGCCGATCTTCGACACCGTGCTCAACGGCATCACCGTTCGCGGCTCCATCGTCGGCACCCGCCAGGACCTGCAGGAGGCCCTCGACTTCGCCGGCGAGGGCAAGGTCAAGGCCACGGTGGCGAGCGACCAGCTGGAGAACATCAACGACATCTTCCAGCGCATGCTCGATGGCCGGATCGAAGGGCGCATCGTGCTCGACATGCGCTGA
- the betT gene encoding choline BCCT transporter BetT: MTDNIALPERRDRINRTVFHGSVAGILVFLVLTMTFTQEAGAFFDAGLAWVNDTFGWYYMLAAVIYLAFVVVIGCSRVGSIRLGPDHSRPEFSLVSWASMLFAAGIGIDLLFFCVAEPLSHYLTPPDLAPESAAAMRAAVPQTFLHWGLSGWGMYVLMGMALAYFSYRHRLPLAIRSALYPLLGTRINGPIGNAVDITAVISTVFGIATSLGIGVMQLNYGLTFMFGVPESLATQVVLIVLVVILATISVVTGVEKGIRRLSEFNMGLAAALLLFVLFQGDTLHLLDALVLNAGDYLSGFVGNSFDTYAFAGEDAQQWKGWWTIFFWGWWIAWTPFVGLFLARISRGRTIREFVIGALLIPLGFMMAWMSIFGNSGIEMVANQGLVELGEQALNAPQTTIYTFLEQYPYIGITASVVTILGIVFFVTSADSGALVLANFTSILSDVNHDAPIRLRIFWSVAIGLVTVALLMAGGLSALQSAVVITALPFSLVIFAIMAGMTRALKLESKKAEARRQVSGTAPGGDWRERLDRALDTSTRAGAAATVEHAVRPALRQFAEELESRGQPATVTEEAVEGEPLPQLTLQADFDDAHGFVYQVRAHRLRTPSFLPADDDYYVRLDVYLTEGGADKDLNGYTRGQVLGDVLSEYERHLHFLALAGEGGASVQAMPGSVGEPPQDLSPA, translated from the coding sequence TCTTCCACGGCAGCGTGGCAGGCATCCTGGTGTTCCTGGTCCTGACCATGACGTTCACCCAGGAGGCCGGCGCCTTCTTCGACGCCGGCCTGGCCTGGGTGAATGACACCTTCGGTTGGTACTACATGCTGGCCGCCGTGATCTATCTCGCCTTCGTGGTGGTGATCGGCTGTTCGCGGGTCGGCTCGATCCGCCTCGGCCCGGACCACTCGCGCCCCGAGTTCTCGCTGGTGTCCTGGGCCTCGATGCTGTTCGCCGCCGGCATCGGCATCGACCTGCTGTTCTTCTGCGTGGCCGAGCCACTGTCCCACTACCTGACCCCGCCGGACCTGGCCCCGGAAAGTGCCGCGGCCATGCGTGCCGCCGTGCCCCAGACCTTCCTCCACTGGGGGCTCTCCGGCTGGGGCATGTACGTGCTGATGGGCATGGCGCTGGCCTACTTCAGCTATCGCCACCGCCTGCCACTGGCCATCCGCAGCGCCCTCTACCCGCTGCTGGGCACGCGCATCAACGGCCCCATCGGCAACGCCGTGGACATCACCGCGGTGATCTCCACCGTGTTCGGCATCGCCACCAGCCTCGGCATCGGCGTGATGCAGTTGAACTACGGCCTGACCTTCATGTTCGGCGTGCCCGAGAGCCTCGCCACCCAGGTGGTGCTGATCGTGCTGGTGGTGATCCTCGCGACCATCTCGGTGGTCACCGGCGTCGAGAAGGGCATCCGCCGCCTGTCCGAGTTCAACATGGGGCTGGCCGCCGCCCTGCTGCTGTTCGTGCTCTTCCAGGGAGATACCCTGCACCTGCTCGATGCCCTGGTGCTCAACGCCGGGGACTACCTGAGCGGCTTCGTCGGCAACAGCTTCGACACCTACGCCTTCGCCGGCGAGGATGCCCAGCAGTGGAAGGGCTGGTGGACCATCTTCTTCTGGGGCTGGTGGATCGCCTGGACGCCCTTCGTCGGCCTGTTCCTGGCGCGCATCTCCCGGGGTCGGACCATTCGCGAGTTCGTCATCGGCGCCCTGCTGATCCCGCTGGGCTTCATGATGGCCTGGATGTCGATCTTCGGTAACAGCGGCATCGAGATGGTCGCCAACCAGGGACTCGTCGAGCTGGGGGAGCAGGCGCTCAACGCCCCCCAGACCACCATCTACACCTTCCTCGAGCAGTACCCCTACATCGGTATCACCGCCTCGGTGGTCACCATCCTGGGTATCGTGTTCTTCGTCACCTCCGCCGACTCCGGCGCCCTGGTGCTGGCGAACTTCACCTCGATCCTGTCGGATGTGAACCACGACGCGCCGATCCGCCTGCGCATCTTCTGGTCCGTGGCCATCGGCCTGGTCACCGTGGCCCTGCTGATGGCCGGCGGCCTGTCGGCGCTGCAGAGCGCGGTGGTGATCACCGCCCTGCCCTTCTCGCTGGTGATCTTCGCGATCATGGCCGGCATGACCCGCGCGCTGAAGCTCGAGAGCAAGAAGGCCGAGGCCCGCCGCCAGGTCAGCGGCACCGCGCCGGGCGGCGACTGGCGAGAGCGCCTCGACCGGGCGCTGGACACCTCCACCCGGGCCGGCGCCGCCGCTACCGTCGAGCACGCCGTCCGGCCGGCCCTGCGCCAGTTCGCCGAGGAGCTCGAGAGCCGCGGCCAGCCGGCCACGGTGACCGAGGAGGCGGTCGAGGGCGAACCGCTGCCGCAGCTGACCCTGCAGGCGGACTTCGACGACGCCCACGGCTTCGTCTACCAGGTGCGCGCCCACCGCCTGCGCACCCCGAGCTTCCTGCCGGCGGACGACGACTACTATGTGCGCCTCGACGTCTACCTGACCGAGGGTGGCGCGGACAAGGACCTCAACGGCTATACCCGCGGCCAGGTGCTCGGCGACGTGCTTTCCGAATACGAGCGTCACCTGCACTTCCTGGCCCTGGCCGGCGAGGGCGGCGCCAGCGTCCAGGCGATGCCCGGGTCCGTGGGCGAGCCGCCCCAGGACCTCAGCCCGGCCTGA
- a CDS encoding HD-GYP domain-containing protein encodes MQRANDPPSGGRLVEVPVSLLENGMYIAALDRPWMVPPHLLKRGRSDLRRLRSYCRSVYVDPQRSHPQVQAILSALQSPPDLSEFTPLPAEERRSPAAAHRDPREVHHAEQLYTKTQRTLQRLMRDEHDWYRRLPTLQREIGRLIASLEVVPETLVWLTRLKHRVAYRMEHGLNVAILAMAFGQHLGHERSRLEELGLAGLLHDVGKMRLDQALLDKPGPLTEEEFQHVQSHVLRGYAMLEHDPHLPTAVKIACRDYHERLDGSGYPRGKPARDIGEAARILAIVDTYDAITSDRVYSPARPATEALGILHQGRRCLFDGRLVDRFIDWIGLYPLGTLVELNNGMVGIVVAQVPDQPLRPQVLVKLDERKAAIPGRLVDLDEPALGGFRLSVDKALPPGAYGVQLASLPIPGS; translated from the coding sequence ATGCAACGCGCCAACGACCCCCCGAGCGGCGGACGTCTGGTCGAGGTACCGGTCAGCCTGCTCGAGAACGGCATGTATATCGCCGCCCTCGATCGTCCCTGGATGGTCCCGCCCCACCTGTTGAAACGCGGGCGCTCCGACCTCCGTCGACTACGCAGCTACTGCCGCTCGGTGTATGTCGACCCCCAGCGCTCCCACCCCCAGGTGCAGGCGATCCTGTCCGCCCTGCAGAGCCCTCCGGACCTCAGCGAGTTCACGCCCTTGCCCGCCGAGGAGCGACGCAGCCCCGCGGCCGCGCACCGCGATCCCCGCGAGGTACACCACGCCGAGCAGCTGTACACCAAGACCCAGCGCACGCTGCAGCGCCTGATGCGCGACGAGCATGACTGGTATCGTCGCCTGCCGACGCTGCAGCGGGAGATCGGCCGGCTCATCGCGTCGCTGGAGGTGGTCCCCGAGACCCTGGTCTGGCTGACGCGCCTCAAGCACCGGGTCGCCTACCGGATGGAACACGGCCTCAACGTCGCCATCCTCGCCATGGCCTTCGGCCAGCACCTGGGCCACGAGCGCTCACGGCTCGAGGAACTGGGGCTCGCCGGCCTGCTGCACGACGTGGGCAAGATGCGCCTCGACCAGGCGTTACTGGACAAGCCCGGCCCGCTCACCGAGGAGGAATTCCAGCACGTCCAGAGCCACGTACTGCGTGGTTACGCCATGCTCGAGCATGACCCGCATCTCCCCACGGCGGTCAAGATCGCCTGCCGGGACTATCACGAGCGTCTCGACGGCAGCGGCTACCCCCGCGGCAAGCCAGCCCGGGACATCGGCGAGGCCGCCCGGATCCTCGCCATCGTCGACACCTATGACGCCATCACCAGCGACCGCGTCTACAGTCCGGCCCGACCGGCGACCGAGGCCCTGGGCATCCTCCATCAGGGCCGTCGATGCCTCTTCGACGGCCGACTGGTCGACCGTTTCATCGACTGGATCGGCCTCTATCCCCTCGGCACCCTGGTCGAGCTCAACAACGGCATGGTCGGCATCGTGGTCGCGCAGGTGCCCGACCAGCCGCTCCGGCCACAGGTCCTGGTCAAGCTCGACGAACGCAAGGCGGCCATCCCCGGCAGGCTGGTCGACCTCGACGAACCGGCCCTCGGCGGGTTCCGGCTCTCGGTGGACAAGGCGCTGCCCCCGGGCGCCTACGGGGTCCAGCTGGCGAGCCTGCCGATACCCGGTAGCTGA
- a CDS encoding carbon-nitrogen hydrolase family protein yields the protein MSTRVAIIQAPPRLLDRDASLEWAVALTDESAASGAGLLVFPEAYLPGYPTWIWRLRPGGDMALTGEIHARLWENAIDLDRDHLRPLQKAAARNAVTLVIGLHERDGRYSGTTLYNTVVVIGPDGTLLNRHRKLMPTNPERMVWGQGDASGLRVVDTPAGRLGALICWECYMPLARFALYAQGLEVFINPTWDAGETRLATLRHIAREGGCWVLATATALEGSDVPGDFPERDRLFSPDEWINPGDATVVAPGGEVVAGPLHREKGILYADIDVAAARRARRTLDVGGHYGRPDLFSLSVDRQPRVPARFEDGSGPATTPPPDGWSITVASP from the coding sequence ATGTCCACCCGAGTCGCCATCATTCAGGCCCCGCCGCGCCTGCTCGACCGGGACGCCAGCCTGGAGTGGGCCGTTGCTCTGACCGATGAGTCGGCCGCCTCGGGGGCCGGCCTGCTGGTGTTTCCCGAGGCCTACCTGCCCGGCTACCCCACCTGGATCTGGCGCCTGCGGCCGGGGGGCGACATGGCCCTGACCGGCGAGATCCATGCCCGCCTGTGGGAGAACGCCATCGACCTGGACCGGGATCACCTTCGCCCCCTCCAGAAGGCCGCGGCCCGCAACGCCGTGACGCTGGTGATCGGCCTCCATGAGCGGGATGGCCGCTACAGCGGCACCACCCTGTACAACACCGTGGTGGTGATCGGACCGGACGGCACCCTGCTCAACCGTCATCGCAAGCTGATGCCGACCAACCCGGAGCGCATGGTCTGGGGCCAGGGCGACGCCAGCGGGCTGCGGGTCGTGGACACCCCGGCGGGCCGCCTCGGCGCCCTGATCTGCTGGGAGTGCTACATGCCGCTGGCCCGTTTCGCGCTCTACGCCCAGGGCCTTGAAGTGTTCATCAACCCGACCTGGGACGCCGGCGAGACCCGTCTGGCCACCCTTCGCCACATCGCCAGGGAGGGCGGCTGCTGGGTCCTCGCCACCGCGACGGCCCTGGAGGGAAGCGACGTTCCCGGGGACTTTCCCGAGCGCGACCGGCTGTTCTCGCCGGACGAGTGGATCAACCCCGGAGACGCCACCGTGGTCGCCCCGGGGGGTGAGGTGGTCGCCGGGCCCCTGCACCGCGAGAAGGGCATCCTCTATGCCGACATCGACGTCGCGGCGGCCCGGCGGGCGCGACGCACCCTGGACGTGGGCGGCCACTACGGCCGACCGGATCTCTTCTCGCTGAGCGTGGACCGCCAGCCCCGCGTGCCGGCACGCTTCGAGGACGGATCGGGCCCGGCGACCACGCCGCCACCCGACGGATGGTCTATAACTGTAGCCAGCCCATGA